From Aedes albopictus strain Foshan chromosome 1, AalbF5, whole genome shotgun sequence, one genomic window encodes:
- the LOC109409483 gene encoding uncharacterized protein LOC109409483, translating to MNSMNDCRILVDVDCSRFEDDAFSLLDKSAEVNVVRDLKSSTVATFDKTSFPHLSSSSRTQLKQQLLREQVKSYELEKSPSPSPSVFSVKLPLENMDIDLPKKVLQVETRLENPTRYHVIQKQKTQVREYVTAALKLTKQTVLREAKHSRLLILSKLYDSFINTKPTSTTTSSGNTSNNSSAAAIQAPSSTASVVANTLEQQQDWRLEMKLSARFGNRVYQSFIDEFDYIRELLCLIRFEIPKWVFVVTEFESEISSFQNTKTAIGVEELLAKQTLAAEKNAKHEKFIEAEVRDRIKKDNHNCSRYWGKVGVG from the exons ATGAATTCTATGAACGACTGCCGTATCCTGGTCGATGTGGACTGTAGCCGCTTCGAAGATGACGCCTTTTCGCTGCTGGATAAATCCGCCGAGGTTAACGTGGTTCGCGACCTTAAGTCCTCTACGGTGGCGACCTTCGATAA GACGAGCTTCCCTCACCTGAGCAGCTCTTCACGAACCCAGCTCAAGCAGCAGCTTCTCCGTGAGCAGGTCAAGAGCTATGAGTTGGAGAAAAGCCCCTCCCCTTCACCATCGGTCTTCTCCGTCAAGCTCCCGCTGGAGAACATGGACATCGATCTGCCGAAAAAGGTCCTCCAGGTGGAAACCCGTCTGGAAAACCCCACCCGTTACCACGTGATCCAGAAGCAGAAAACCCAGGTCCGCGAGTACGTAACGGCCGCACTCAAGCTCACCAAGCAAACCGTACTGCGTGAGGCGAAACACTCCCGCCTGTTGATCCTGAGCAAGCTGTACGACTCGTTCATCAACACCAAGCCCACATCAACAACCACCTCCAGCGGGAACACTTCCAACAACTCGTCCGCGGCGGCCATCCAAGCGCCAAGCTCCACGGCCAGCGTGGTGGCCAACACGCTGGAGCAGCAACAGGACTGGCGTCTGGAGATGAAGCTGTCGGCACGCTTCGGCAATCGGGTCTACCAATCGTTCATCGACGAGTTCGACTACATCCGGGAGCTGCTGTGTCTGATCCGCTTCGAGATCCCCAAGTGGGTCTTCGTGGTTACGGAGTTTGAGAGTGAGATTTCTTCGTTTCAGAACACCAAGACGGCTATAGGTGTGGAAGAACTGCTGGCCAAGCAGACGCTGGCTGCCGAGAAAAACGCCAAACATGAGAAGTTCATCGAGGCAGAGGTGCGCGATCGGATCAAGAAGGACAATCATAATTGCAGTAGGTACTGGGGAAAGGTGGGCGTCGGGTAA